The genomic stretch GGATGCCATCTCTCAAGCGATCGCCCAATCCACTGAGGCAATCTTGATCGTGGTCACTAATCCTTTAGATGTGATGACGCATTACGCATGGCAGGTGAGTGGATTGCCAACCCATCGGGTTATGGGCATGGCAGGGATTTTGGATGCGGCAAGGTTTCAAACGTTTATCGGTATGGAGTTAGGCATCTCCAGTGCTGACATTAGGGCGACCGTTTTAGGTGGTCATGGCGATACGATGCTTCCATTACCACGCTTTTCCACAGTGAATGGTATACCAATTACGGAATTATTATCCCAAGACGCGATCACTAAACTTGTAAATAGAACCTGTAATGGTGGCGCAGAAATAGTCAAATTGATGCAAACTAGCGCCTACTTTGCACCATCAGCATCAGCTTATATGATGGTTGAATCAATTCTCTGCGATCGACAGCGTGTTGTCCCTGTGGCGGCACACCTCATGGGTGAATATGGGTTAACCGATATATTTATGGGTGTACCTGTGCAGTTAGGCAAACGGGGAATTGAAAAGGTGATTGAACTGCAACTAACATCCGATGAACTTGCTGCCTTACATGCTTCAGCTAAATCAATTCAAGAAAATATTAAGTTGCTTCCCTAAATCTTGACCTTTTCTAATTTTTTGTGGCACGGCGAAGCCGCGCCACAAAAAATTTGGTTGCTTTATCCCTAATTTTACATTTTAAAGAAAATTTGAATAATTAGCGATCGCGGTATCATTGAGAAAGCTACTAAATGAATTGTCAGTCCATCCTCCAACACCAACCATGACCAGTGCTGAAGCAATCCTTGCAGGGCGATATAAAATTGTAAAACCACTTGGTGGCGGCGGTTTTGGGCAGACATTTTTGGCTATAGATTTACAACTCCCCAATCAACCCAAATGTGTAGTTAAACAATTCAAGCCACAGTTTCAGAAACCACAG from Pseudanabaena sp. Chao 1811 encodes the following:
- the mdh gene encoding malate dehydrogenase; translation: MATHIQDYRSPKVTIIGAGNVGGTLAHRIVENGLADVVLYDIVLGKPQGLALDLMQTQAIVNHDRQIIGTNNYSDTQNSDIIVLTAGLPRKEGMSRNDLLRINASIVKDAISQAIAQSTEAILIVVTNPLDVMTHYAWQVSGLPTHRVMGMAGILDAARFQTFIGMELGISSADIRATVLGGHGDTMLPLPRFSTVNGIPITELLSQDAITKLVNRTCNGGAEIVKLMQTSAYFAPSASAYMMVESILCDRQRVVPVAAHLMGEYGLTDIFMGVPVQLGKRGIEKVIELQLTSDELAALHASAKSIQENIKLLP